The Bacteroidales bacterium genome has a segment encoding these proteins:
- a CDS encoding MerR family transcriptional regulator — MAHYTIHDLEQLSGIKAHTIRIWEKRYGLIKPERTCTNIRIYSDNDLKKILNISLLNRHGFRISKIAGLSEEELNEKVLLLSQHSHSYGDQIDALTSAMIELDDERFYQLLSSSIMRIGFEETFIHVIYPFLDKVGILWQAGTINPAQEHFISNLIRQKLIVAIDGALIHQKTSARKFLLYLPEGEMHELGLLFYQYLIIRRGHKTLYLGPSVPQKDLAEISRHYQPDYLVSFFVTQIEPKEFRQYIDFISSSFPSTPFFFSGQQAAPYAESLPDNIIYCPTPVAFTQALQKAGI; from the coding sequence ATGGCACATTACACCATCCATGACCTTGAACAGCTTTCGGGCATCAAGGCCCACACCATACGGATATGGGAAAAGCGATACGGACTTATCAAACCGGAGCGTACCTGTACCAACATCCGTATTTACAGCGATAATGATCTGAAAAAGATACTGAACATTTCCCTGCTCAACCGTCATGGATTCAGAATATCAAAGATTGCCGGTCTGAGCGAGGAGGAACTGAACGAAAAGGTTCTGCTCCTGAGCCAGCATTCCCATTCATACGGTGACCAAATCGATGCCCTTACCTCAGCCATGATTGAGCTGGATGACGAACGCTTCTACCAGCTCTTGTCCTCATCCATTATGAGAATTGGATTCGAGGAAACCTTTATTCACGTTATCTATCCTTTTCTGGATAAAGTAGGCATTCTGTGGCAGGCCGGAACTATCAACCCTGCACAGGAACATTTTATTTCAAATCTGATCCGGCAAAAGCTGATTGTAGCCATTGACGGTGCCCTTATTCACCAGAAGACCTCAGCACGAAAATTCCTCCTCTACCTTCCCGAAGGGGAAATGCATGAACTTGGACTGCTGTTCTACCAGTACCTGATTATCAGAAGAGGACACAAAACCCTGTATCTTGGTCCTTCTGTGCCACAGAAAGACCTGGCAGAAATCAGCAGGCATTATCAGCCCGATTATCTTGTTTCCTTTTTTGTTACGCAGATAGAACCAAAAGAATTCAGGCAATATATTGACTTCATCAGCAGCAGTTTTCCTTCCACTCCTTTCTTTTTTTCAGGACAGCAGGCAGCTCCTTATGCCGAGAGCCTTCCTGACAACATAATTTATTGTCCTACCCCGGTTGCTTTCACCCAGGCACTCCAGAAAGCCGGGATTTAG
- a CDS encoding TonB family protein has product MKHLLITGIASLLSFAASAQMLLDTVWFTRNWQQSTRDSAFYYRLVYADTSGKIRFIVRDYYPGGTLQMEGFYRSINPDIKDGHFLYYYPDGSKKLECTFNGNQVDGMLTEWHSNGALKLQVGYRNGKYHGIFLQLDTSGIPILSANYRDGELHGKFISYYPNGQKVREDVYSKGILKKKRCYTRDGQDTAWFPYLALPEFPGGRSKFQEFIDEHLIYPAEALAGKLQGSVELEVQVGKDGRLVNIRVVESPRQDFAEEAVRVLSSSPPWKPGCKDGQPIEMTIHIPIKFRIKQSFP; this is encoded by the coding sequence ATGAAACACCTTCTGATCACAGGAATCGCCTCACTGCTGTCATTTGCTGCATCTGCCCAGATGTTGCTCGATACCGTTTGGTTCACCAGAAACTGGCAGCAAAGCACCCGTGACAGCGCCTTTTATTACCGGCTGGTGTATGCCGACACATCGGGGAAAATCCGCTTTATTGTCCGCGATTATTACCCCGGCGGCACACTTCAGATGGAAGGCTTCTACCGTTCCATCAATCCGGATATTAAAGACGGACACTTCCTGTATTATTACCCCGACGGAAGCAAAAAACTGGAATGCACCTTTAACGGAAATCAGGTTGATGGCATGCTGACCGAATGGCATTCAAACGGAGCGTTAAAACTGCAGGTTGGCTACCGGAACGGAAAATACCACGGAATCTTTCTTCAGCTTGACACCAGCGGAATACCCATCCTTTCAGCGAATTACCGCGACGGGGAACTGCACGGGAAATTCATTTCCTACTACCCCAACGGACAGAAAGTGCGGGAAGATGTATACTCTAAGGGTATCCTGAAGAAGAAACGTTGCTACACCCGGGATGGGCAGGATACAGCATGGTTTCCCTACCTGGCCCTGCCTGAATTCCCTGGCGGAAGAAGCAAATTCCAGGAATTTATCGATGAACACCTCATCTACCCGGCCGAAGCCCTTGCCGGCAAACTGCAGGGAAGCGTGGAACTGGAAGTACAGGTTGGAAAAGATGGGCGGCTCGTCAACATCCGTGTTGTGGAAAGCCCCCGGCAGGATTTTGCCGAGGAGGCAGTGCGGGTTCTTTCCTCTTCTCCCCCATGGAAACCGGGATGCAAAGACGGACAACCCATAGAAATGACCATACATATCCCAATAAAATTCCGGATAAAACAATCCTTTCCATGA
- a CDS encoding AMP-binding protein has protein sequence MKTLIQLFEESVEKFRDNNLLFEKIGNQYVGMTFAQTRERVYRMAAGLLSLGVSKGDRIALLSEGRNDWVVSELAILYTGAANVPLSVKLMETSDLRFRLSHSGARMIIVSRNQLAKIIPLKDELSELEKVIILDEVTKEHPKDILLKEVLALGDAFLAEKRHLLTERMQSIQPGDLANICYTSGTTADPKGIMLSHRNYTANAEQSLSLMDVFPWYTTLLILPWDHSFAHTCGIYTLMSAGGSLAAVQSGKTAMETLKNIPVNIREIRPVFLLSVPALAKNFRKNIEKGISEKGKLAEALFRFALKVSYAYNGIAWNKGKGWRILLKPLVSLFDAILYKKVREAFGGRLKYFIGGGALLDIELQRFFYAIGIPMFQGYGLSEASPVISSNSERKAKLGSSGYLVSNLELKICDEQGNELPLGEKGEIVVRGENVMVGYWKNETATRETIRDGWLYTGDMGYMDADGFLYVLGRFKSLLIADDGEKYSPEGIEEAFCDQSRYIDQCMLYNNQNPYTVALIVPSREALKKYLKEKHLDPASEEGIIAALKLIESEIAEYRTGRKYGNMFPQRWLPPALGILDEPFTEDNHMLNSTMKMVRGKITERYRELLAFLYTPEAKDITNKRNKEAMKKLLM, from the coding sequence ATGAAAACCCTCATCCAGCTGTTTGAAGAAAGCGTGGAAAAATTCCGCGACAACAATCTTCTCTTTGAAAAAATTGGAAATCAGTATGTTGGTATGACCTTTGCCCAGACCCGCGAACGGGTTTACCGGATGGCCGCCGGCTTATTGAGCCTGGGTGTCAGCAAAGGCGACCGGATTGCCCTTTTGTCGGAAGGGCGCAACGACTGGGTGGTCAGCGAACTGGCTATCCTTTACACCGGGGCGGCCAACGTACCTCTGTCGGTTAAACTCATGGAAACTTCCGACCTCCGGTTTCGCCTGAGCCATTCAGGTGCCCGGATGATCATTGTTTCCCGCAATCAGCTGGCAAAGATTATCCCTCTGAAAGATGAACTCAGCGAACTGGAGAAAGTGATTATACTGGACGAAGTCACTAAGGAACACCCCAAAGATATTCTTCTGAAAGAAGTGCTGGCTCTCGGGGATGCTTTCCTTGCCGAAAAACGCCACCTTCTTACGGAGCGTATGCAAAGCATACAACCGGGTGACCTGGCCAACATCTGCTATACTTCCGGCACTACAGCCGATCCGAAAGGCATCATGCTCTCCCACCGCAACTATACAGCCAATGCTGAACAAAGCCTTTCCCTGATGGACGTCTTCCCCTGGTATACCACCTTACTTATACTGCCATGGGACCACTCTTTTGCCCATACCTGCGGCATATACACCCTCATGTCGGCCGGAGGAAGTCTGGCTGCTGTCCAGTCAGGAAAAACAGCTATGGAAACACTGAAAAATATTCCCGTCAACATCCGGGAGATCCGTCCTGTTTTCCTGCTCAGTGTCCCGGCCCTGGCAAAAAACTTCAGAAAAAATATTGAGAAAGGCATCTCTGAAAAAGGAAAGCTGGCGGAAGCCCTCTTCCGGTTTGCCCTGAAAGTTTCCTATGCCTATAACGGAATTGCATGGAACAAAGGAAAAGGCTGGAGGATTCTGCTAAAACCCCTTGTCAGCCTCTTCGATGCTATTCTCTACAAAAAAGTGAGAGAAGCTTTTGGCGGCCGGCTGAAATATTTTATCGGAGGCGGAGCCCTGCTCGACATCGAACTGCAACGCTTTTTCTATGCCATTGGAATTCCTATGTTCCAGGGATATGGACTCTCGGAAGCTTCTCCTGTCATCTCTTCCAACTCCGAACGCAAAGCTAAACTGGGTTCTTCGGGCTATCTGGTGTCCAACCTTGAACTGAAAATATGCGATGAACAAGGAAACGAACTTCCGCTTGGGGAAAAAGGAGAAATTGTGGTCAGGGGTGAAAATGTGATGGTGGGATACTGGAAAAATGAAACAGCCACCCGCGAAACAATCCGCGACGGATGGCTCTACACTGGTGATATGGGATATATGGACGCCGACGGATTCCTTTATGTACTGGGACGTTTCAAGAGCCTCCTGATTGCTGACGACGGAGAAAAATACAGTCCGGAAGGTATTGAGGAAGCCTTCTGCGATCAGTCAAGGTATATTGACCAGTGCATGCTGTACAATAACCAGAATCCTTATACTGTTGCCCTCATTGTTCCTTCGCGTGAAGCGCTCAAGAAATACCTCAAAGAGAAACATCTTGATCCGGCATCAGAGGAAGGAATCATTGCCGCCCTGAAACTCATCGAATCCGAAATAGCAGAATACCGTACCGGCCGAAAATACGGAAACATGTTCCCCCAGCGCTGGCTTCCCCCGGCACTGGGAATTCTGGATGAACCCTTTACCGAAGATAACCACATGCTGAACAGTACCATGAAAATGGTCAGGGGTAAGATTACGGAACGCTACCGCGAACTGCTTGCCTTCTTATACACTCCCGAAGCAAAGGATATTACCAACAAAAGAAATAAGGAGGCAATGAAAAAACTGCTGATGTAA
- the tpx gene encoding thiol peroxidase has translation MAQITLKGSYIHTYGDLPAKGTQAPDFLLTGTDLADFSLKKFAGKKVLLNIFPSLDTSVCATSVRKFNEQAASLPNTVVICVSKDLPFAHNRFCVAEGIKNVVSASVLRNDQFGKDYGVLITDGPMAGLLARAVVVIDEAGKVVYTQLVPEIAQEPDYEAALNACRNA, from the coding sequence ATGGCTCAGATTACATTAAAAGGATCGTATATCCATACCTACGGAGATCTGCCTGCAAAGGGCACCCAGGCCCCGGATTTCCTGCTCACCGGAACAGACCTTGCCGATTTCTCCCTGAAGAAATTTGCCGGGAAAAAAGTCTTGCTCAACATTTTCCCCAGCCTGGATACATCAGTATGTGCCACCTCAGTGCGCAAATTCAATGAACAGGCGGCTTCTCTTCCCAACACAGTGGTGATCTGTGTATCGAAAGATCTTCCTTTTGCCCACAACCGTTTCTGCGTAGCGGAAGGAATCAAAAACGTTGTTTCGGCCTCGGTTCTTCGCAATGACCAGTTTGGAAAAGATTACGGGGTACTGATAACCGACGGCCCTATGGCCGGATTGCTGGCGCGGGCGGTTGTGGTCATCGATGAGGCCGGAAAAGTAGTTTACACCCAGCTGGTACCGGAAATTGCTCAGGAGCCGGATTATGAAGCGGCGTTGAACGCCTGCCGCAATGCATAA
- the metH gene encoding methionine synthase, whose amino-acid sequence MEEGKRNIRQELAQRVLVLDGAMGTMIQKHRLSEEDFRGGQFRSWNRPLRGNNDILNLTRPDIIQSIHMAYLEAGADIIETNTFNANRISQADYGMEEQVYAINRAAAAIASTAAMEMTRRNPSRPRFVAGAMGPTNKTASLSPDVNDPGFRAVTFDDLREVYYEQAKALTEGGVDILLLETVFDTLNAKAAVFAIHQLRKELGRDIPLMVSGTIVDKSGRTLSGQTIEAFLYSMSHADLLSIGLNCSMGAREMRPFLEELSARAPWYVSVYPNAGFPNQFGEYDETPGEMAVFMKDFLDRRLVNIIGGCCGTTPDHIRTFAALAENAPVRIPPPREHKLSLSGLEPLVVYPGSNFINIGERTNVSGSRKFARLIREEKYSEALSVAREMVEGGAQIIDVNMDDAMIDGEKAMVKFLNLLSAEPDIARVPVMIDSSNFRVIEAGLKCLQGKSVVNSISLKEGETIFLEQAQKIRMYGAAMVVMAFDEKGQADTFDRRIEVCERAYRLLTEKAGIPPDDIIFDPNVLAIGTGMEEHNSYALDFIRATQWIKKNLPHARVSGGISNLSFSFRGNDVVREAMHSVFLYHAIHAGLDMGIVNPAMLQVYEEIDPELLTLVEDVVLNRRPDATERLIAYAATVRKENANENKEVAWRNLPVKERLLHALVHGIDEFIEADTEEARKEYPRALDVIEGPLMEGMNVVGDLFGAGKMFLPQVVKSARVMKKAVAVLLPYIEAEKLAGDTSTSAGKIVMATVKGDVHDIGKNIVGVVMACNNYEVIDLGVMVPAERILEEARKQKADVIGLSGLITPSLEEMVHVAGEMERQGFDIPLLIGGATTSRLHTAVKIAPSYHGPVVHVKDASRSVPVLNQLLTPQTRTKFIDELEAGYRQLRESYSASRKKNLYVTLAEARANKLKTDWEHIQIIPPAQPGIHVFRDFPIEEIEPYINWMFFFIVWQIRGKFPDLLHDPVHGEEARKLYDDALALLNRIKTEKLLRANAVVGLFPANSVGDDIEVYRDENRSEVLAVFRNLRNQEQKKPGVPNLCLADFIAPRSGRRIDYIGAFAVTAGIGADELAAEFRQKNDDYSAIMVKALADRLAEAFTELVHAKVRRELWGYAAAENLSTDDLLMERYKGIRPAHGYPACPDHSEKQTLFRLLEAEKHAQITLTENFSMVPAASVSGLMFAHPFAQYFFVDKIGRDQVEDYALRKRIAPETIEKWLASNLNYR is encoded by the coding sequence ATGGAGGAAGGAAAAAGGAACATACGGCAGGAACTGGCGCAACGGGTGCTGGTGCTTGACGGAGCCATGGGAACCATGATTCAGAAGCACCGCCTTTCGGAAGAAGATTTCAGGGGCGGGCAATTCAGAAGCTGGAACCGGCCCCTGCGGGGAAACAACGACATCCTCAATCTGACCCGGCCCGACATCATCCAGAGCATTCACATGGCTTACCTGGAAGCCGGTGCCGACATCATCGAAACCAACACCTTCAATGCCAACCGGATTTCTCAGGCCGATTACGGCATGGAAGAGCAGGTATACGCCATCAACAGGGCAGCTGCAGCTATTGCCAGCACCGCTGCAATGGAAATGACCAGGCGCAATCCTTCCCGTCCCCGTTTTGTTGCCGGGGCAATGGGCCCCACCAATAAAACAGCTTCCCTCTCGCCCGATGTGAATGACCCGGGCTTCAGGGCGGTTACTTTCGACGACCTCAGGGAGGTTTACTACGAGCAGGCAAAAGCTTTGACAGAGGGCGGAGTTGATATATTGCTCCTGGAAACAGTTTTTGATACCCTGAATGCCAAAGCAGCTGTGTTTGCCATCCATCAGCTCCGCAAAGAGCTTGGCAGAGACATACCCCTTATGGTTTCCGGTACCATTGTTGATAAAAGCGGCCGGACCCTATCGGGCCAGACCATCGAAGCCTTTCTTTATTCCATGTCCCATGCAGATCTGCTCAGTATCGGACTGAACTGCAGTATGGGAGCAAGGGAAATGAGGCCATTCCTTGAAGAGCTTTCAGCCAGGGCTCCCTGGTACGTAAGCGTTTATCCCAACGCCGGATTTCCCAATCAGTTTGGCGAATACGACGAAACACCCGGCGAAATGGCCGTCTTTATGAAAGATTTTCTCGACCGGCGGCTCGTAAATATCATTGGAGGCTGCTGCGGTACCACCCCCGATCATATACGGACATTTGCCGCTCTGGCAGAAAATGCGCCGGTACGCATCCCTCCGCCACGGGAACACAAGCTTTCACTCAGCGGACTGGAACCGCTCGTGGTTTACCCGGGGAGCAATTTCATCAACATAGGTGAACGGACCAATGTGAGCGGCTCACGAAAATTTGCCCGTCTCATCCGGGAAGAAAAATACAGCGAAGCCCTGTCGGTGGCCCGTGAAATGGTTGAAGGAGGTGCCCAGATCATTGACGTGAACATGGATGATGCCATGATTGACGGAGAAAAGGCCATGGTGAAGTTTCTTAACCTGCTGTCGGCCGAGCCTGATATAGCCCGTGTTCCCGTTATGATCGATTCCTCCAACTTCAGGGTAATCGAAGCCGGCCTGAAATGCCTGCAGGGAAAATCGGTTGTTAACAGCATCAGCCTCAAGGAAGGAGAAACTATCTTTCTGGAGCAGGCACAGAAAATCAGAATGTACGGAGCAGCCATGGTGGTGATGGCGTTCGATGAAAAAGGACAGGCTGATACTTTCGACCGCCGTATTGAAGTTTGCGAAAGAGCATACCGGCTGCTTACCGAAAAAGCCGGTATTCCTCCTGACGACATCATCTTTGACCCCAATGTGCTGGCCATCGGCACTGGAATGGAAGAGCACAACTCCTATGCCCTCGATTTTATCAGGGCAACCCAATGGATAAAGAAAAACCTCCCGCATGCCAGGGTTAGCGGAGGAATCAGCAACCTTTCCTTTTCGTTCCGCGGCAATGATGTTGTGCGCGAAGCCATGCATTCGGTCTTTTTGTACCACGCCATCCATGCCGGCCTGGATATGGGTATTGTCAATCCCGCCATGCTGCAGGTGTATGAAGAAATTGACCCGGAACTCCTCACCCTGGTAGAGGATGTTGTTCTTAACCGCAGACCGGATGCTACCGAGCGGCTTATTGCCTATGCGGCTACCGTGCGAAAGGAAAACGCAAACGAAAACAAAGAAGTCGCCTGGAGGAACCTGCCTGTAAAAGAACGTCTGCTCCATGCGCTCGTCCATGGTATTGACGAATTTATTGAAGCCGACACCGAAGAAGCCCGGAAGGAATACCCCCGCGCACTGGACGTTATCGAAGGACCTCTGATGGAAGGAATGAACGTGGTGGGAGATTTGTTCGGAGCCGGAAAAATGTTTCTGCCCCAGGTGGTGAAAAGCGCCAGGGTAATGAAAAAAGCAGTTGCCGTGCTCCTCCCCTATATTGAAGCAGAAAAACTGGCAGGCGATACCAGTACCTCGGCCGGCAAAATTGTGATGGCAACCGTAAAGGGCGATGTGCATGACATAGGAAAAAACATCGTAGGGGTTGTTATGGCCTGCAACAATTACGAGGTTATTGACCTCGGAGTCATGGTCCCGGCAGAGCGCATTCTTGAAGAAGCCAGAAAACAAAAAGCAGATGTTATCGGATTGAGCGGACTCATTACCCCTTCCCTCGAAGAGATGGTGCATGTGGCGGGTGAAATGGAACGGCAGGGATTTGATATTCCCCTTCTTATCGGAGGAGCTACGACTTCGCGCCTCCACACCGCAGTAAAAATAGCACCCTCATACCATGGCCCCGTTGTTCATGTAAAGGACGCATCCCGCTCCGTGCCGGTGCTGAACCAGCTTCTTACGCCCCAAACACGCACGAAATTTATTGACGAGCTGGAGGCCGGATACCGGCAACTGAGGGAAAGCTATTCCGCATCACGGAAAAAGAACCTGTACGTTACCCTGGCAGAAGCACGCGCCAACAAGCTGAAAACCGACTGGGAGCATATTCAGATCATCCCTCCTGCCCAACCGGGAATTCACGTTTTCCGCGATTTCCCTATCGAAGAAATAGAACCGTATATTAACTGGATGTTCTTTTTTATCGTCTGGCAAATCAGAGGGAAGTTTCCTGATTTACTCCATGATCCTGTGCACGGAGAGGAAGCCCGCAAGCTATACGACGATGCCCTTGCCCTGCTGAACCGCATTAAAACGGAGAAACTGCTCAGGGCCAACGCTGTGGTAGGCCTTTTCCCTGCCAATTCGGTAGGTGACGATATCGAGGTATACCGCGATGAAAATCGGTCCGAAGTTCTTGCGGTCTTCCGTAACCTGCGCAACCAGGAGCAGAAAAAACCGGGCGTTCCCAATCTGTGCCTGGCCGACTTCATCGCTCCCCGTTCCGGCCGGCGGATTGATTACATCGGAGCATTTGCCGTAACGGCAGGAATCGGTGCTGACGAGCTCGCCGCAGAATTCCGGCAGAAAAACGACGATTATTCAGCCATCATGGTCAAAGCCCTTGCTGACCGTCTGGCAGAAGCTTTTACTGAACTTGTCCATGCCAAGGTGCGCCGTGAACTATGGGGGTATGCCGCCGCTGAAAATCTCTCAACGGACGACCTTCTGATGGAGCGATATAAAGGCATCAGGCCGGCCCACGGCTATCCTGCCTGCCCCGATCATTCGGAAAAACAGACGCTCTTCCGCCTGCTTGAAGCGGAAAAACATGCACAGATTACGCTTACGGAAAATTTCTCCATGGTACCGGCTGCATCGGTTTCGGGACTTATGTTCGCCCACCCCTTTGCACAGTACTTCTTTGTTGACAAAATCGGCCGCGACCAGGTAGAAGATTACGCCCTGCGCAAAAGGATTGCCCCGGAAACCATTGAAAAATGGCTTGCTTCCAACCTGAACTACCGGTGA
- a CDS encoding insulinase family protein: protein MQYFIHQFANGIRLIHYPVSSPVAHCAILVNTGSRDEWPEEHGLAHFVEHTIFKGTTHRKPWHIISALEDVGGDLNAYTTKEETCVHASFMKEDFAKAFDLLSDLIFRATFPEKEIEKEKEIVLDEINSYLDTPSELILDSFEELIYSDNPLGRSILGRTETVRQFTRSQILAFIERTYHTDQMVVAAAGEIDSKKLVRLAEKYFGSLPARIRTDEAKKYRQPPVYHSIQRTENRNTYQTHCVIGTTAYHLNDKRRIGLHLLNNILGGPHMSSRLNMSLRERYGYTYTVEANYTPYSDAGLLTIYFGTDKNYLDKSIRLIRRETEKLRTTKLGSLQLHRAKKQLIGQIAIASENNEAHMLSIGKSLLVFDRVDTIKEVTRKIEEVTDSALLEIANEILHPDKLSMLIYQ from the coding sequence ATGCAATATTTTATTCATCAGTTTGCCAACGGAATACGACTGATACACTATCCGGTCAGCTCACCGGTAGCCCATTGCGCCATCCTTGTCAACACAGGATCGCGCGATGAATGGCCCGAAGAACATGGCCTGGCCCATTTTGTGGAACATACCATATTCAAAGGAACAACACACCGGAAACCCTGGCATATTATCAGCGCCCTGGAAGATGTCGGCGGCGATCTGAATGCCTATACAACAAAAGAAGAAACCTGTGTTCATGCTTCGTTTATGAAGGAAGACTTTGCAAAAGCATTCGACCTTCTGAGCGACCTTATCTTCAGGGCCACCTTCCCGGAAAAGGAAATTGAAAAGGAAAAGGAAATTGTTCTGGACGAAATCAACTCTTACCTCGATACCCCTTCCGAACTGATTCTCGACTCCTTTGAAGAACTGATATACAGCGACAATCCGCTGGGACGCAGCATTCTCGGACGTACCGAAACCGTCAGGCAGTTTACCAGAAGCCAGATCCTTGCTTTCATTGAACGAACCTACCATACCGACCAGATGGTGGTTGCCGCGGCAGGTGAGATTGACAGCAAAAAGCTGGTCCGCCTTGCCGAAAAATATTTTGGCTCCCTCCCGGCACGCATCCGCACCGACGAAGCAAAAAAGTACCGCCAGCCTCCGGTTTATCATTCCATACAGCGCACTGAAAACCGGAACACCTACCAGACCCACTGCGTAATAGGCACCACTGCGTATCATCTGAACGACAAACGCCGTATCGGACTCCATCTGCTCAACAATATTCTCGGAGGCCCTCATATGAGTTCACGGTTAAATATGTCACTGCGTGAACGATACGGTTATACCTATACGGTAGAAGCAAACTATACTCCTTATTCTGATGCCGGTTTACTGACCATCTATTTCGGAACCGATAAGAACTATCTCGATAAAAGCATCAGGCTGATCAGGCGCGAAACCGAAAAACTCCGTACCACAAAACTTGGATCCCTTCAGCTTCACCGGGCCAAGAAACAGCTAATCGGCCAGATTGCCATTGCGTCCGAAAACAATGAAGCCCACATGCTGAGTATCGGCAAAAGCCTTCTGGTATTCGACCGGGTTGATACCATTAAAGAAGTAACCAGAAAAATCGAAGAGGTAACGGATTCGGCCCTCCTGGAAATTGCCAACGAAATCCTGCATCCCGATAAGCTTTCAATGCTGATCTATCAATGA
- a CDS encoding O-methyltransferase produces the protein MNTLFTNDLTEDYIRKNSTKEPELLRMLEEETYRFTGNPRMLSGFLQGRVLSFLSRLIRPERILEIGTFTGYSALCLCEGLAPGGILHTIECNDEIAPVARKYFDLSEYKNQIVFHIGDARTLLPGIRETFQLVYLDGEKKEYPEYFALVSDKISSGGLLICDNLLWNGKVFDQPEPADHSTKAILEFTNAITRDLRFESIILPIRDGIMIARKK, from the coding sequence ATGAATACTCTGTTTACCAACGACCTCACCGAAGATTACATCAGGAAAAACAGCACGAAAGAGCCGGAACTTTTGCGCATGCTGGAAGAAGAAACCTACCGTTTCACAGGTAATCCGAGGATGCTGTCGGGGTTTCTCCAGGGAAGAGTCCTGTCTTTTTTATCCAGGCTGATTCGTCCAGAACGAATTCTCGAAATCGGAACCTTCACGGGCTACTCAGCCCTCTGTCTCTGCGAAGGCCTGGCCCCGGGCGGAATATTGCACACCATTGAATGCAACGACGAAATTGCACCTGTTGCAAGAAAATACTTTGACCTGTCAGAATATAAAAACCAGATTGTGTTTCACATCGGTGACGCCCGTACCCTCCTTCCCGGAATCAGAGAAACCTTCCAGCTCGTTTACCTGGACGGAGAAAAAAAGGAATATCCGGAGTACTTCGCACTCGTGTCAGACAAAATCTCATCCGGAGGACTGCTGATATGCGATAACCTGCTCTGGAACGGAAAGGTTTTTGACCAACCTGAACCGGCAGACCATTCAACAAAAGCTATTCTGGAATTCACCAATGCAATAACCAGGGATCTTCGCTTCGAAAGCATTATTCTTCCGATAAGGGACGGCATCATGATAGCAAGAAAAAAGTAA
- the metF gene encoding methylenetetrahydrofolate reductase [NAD(P)H], with protein MKVTEVLSRSKETRFSFELLPPLKGSSIQVIYDAIDPLMEFNPLNINITYHQSEVEYRRLPGGLLEKRIIRKRPGTIGIAAAIMNKYQVMVVPHLICGGFTREETEDALIDLHFLGIRNILALRGDPQKGEKYFIPEEGGHAHTVTLVEQIINMNRGIYLDENLKNAIPTDFCVGVAGYPEKHFEAPNMETDLRHLKAKIDAGAEYVVTQMFFDNRKYFDFVEQCRKAGIHVPIIPGIKPVNTLRDIELLPRAFHIDLPEELVHEVQKCKTNQEAKEVGIEFCIAQSKELVRAGVPAIHYYTIGISDNIRKIASAVF; from the coding sequence ATGAAAGTTACTGAAGTCCTTTCCCGTTCAAAAGAGACACGTTTCTCCTTTGAACTGCTTCCTCCATTAAAAGGAAGCAGCATTCAGGTGATTTATGATGCCATTGATCCGCTCATGGAGTTTAATCCGCTGAATATCAATATTACCTACCATCAGAGCGAAGTGGAATACCGCCGTCTTCCGGGAGGTTTGCTCGAAAAGCGCATTATCAGGAAACGCCCCGGAACGATAGGAATTGCAGCCGCTATCATGAACAAATATCAGGTAATGGTGGTGCCTCACCTCATCTGCGGTGGATTTACCAGGGAAGAAACTGAAGATGCCCTTATCGACCTTCATTTTCTTGGCATCAGAAACATCCTTGCCCTGCGCGGAGACCCCCAGAAAGGAGAAAAATATTTTATCCCCGAAGAAGGAGGCCATGCCCATACTGTTACCCTGGTAGAACAGATCATCAATATGAACCGGGGCATTTATCTCGATGAAAACCTTAAAAACGCTATCCCCACCGATTTCTGTGTGGGTGTGGCCGGATATCCCGAGAAACATTTTGAAGCCCCTAACATGGAAACCGATTTGCGGCATCTGAAAGCCAAAATCGATGCAGGAGCAGAATATGTAGTAACCCAGATGTTTTTCGACAACCGCAAATATTTCGATTTCGTGGAGCAGTGCCGTAAGGCTGGGATTCATGTACCCATCATCCCCGGCATCAAACCGGTCAATACCCTGCGCGACATTGAACTTCTGCCCCGGGCTTTCCATATTGACCTGCCCGAGGAACTTGTGCACGAGGTCCAGAAATGCAAAACCAACCAGGAAGCTAAAGAAGTGGGTATCGAATTCTGCATTGCCCAGTCAAAAGAGCTTGTCAGGGCAGGCGTTCCGGCTATCCATTATTATACCATTGGAATATCAGACAACATCCGTAAAATTGCTTCGGCAGTCTTTTGA